A single region of the Erythrobacter sp. HL-111 genome encodes:
- the ubiG gene encoding bifunctional 2-polyprenyl-6-hydroxyphenol methylase/3-demethylubiquinol 3-O-methyltransferase UbiG, giving the protein MAGKTGAATIRPEETEHFARLARDWWNAKGPMASLHEVNPVRLRFIRQAVDSHWPAAAGSAKPLAGKAALDIGCGAGLVCEPLARLGADVTGVDAATENVAAAARHADGTGLDIRYMAGEVASLDIGTFDLVTCLEVIEHVADKRAFLFDVAERLAPGGLLVLSTPNRTAASRLLLVGAAEAVGYVPRGTHRWSDFVTPEELEALLAEVGLTVTALRGIAWRPGKGLHLSDDRALTYILSARRS; this is encoded by the coding sequence ATGGCAGGGAAAACCGGAGCGGCGACGATCCGCCCTGAAGAGACAGAACATTTCGCCAGGCTGGCGCGCGACTGGTGGAATGCGAAAGGACCGATGGCCTCGCTGCACGAAGTGAACCCGGTGCGGCTGCGCTTCATCCGGCAGGCGGTGGATTCGCACTGGCCCGCGGCGGCCGGCAGCGCGAAGCCGCTCGCGGGGAAGGCCGCGCTCGACATCGGCTGCGGCGCGGGGCTGGTGTGCGAACCGCTCGCCCGGCTCGGCGCGGACGTGACCGGGGTCGATGCGGCGACGGAAAACGTCGCGGCGGCGGCCCGGCACGCCGACGGCACGGGGCTCGACATCCGCTACATGGCGGGCGAGGTGGCGAGCCTCGACATCGGGACCTTCGATCTCGTCACCTGTCTCGAGGTGATCGAACACGTCGCGGACAAGCGCGCCTTCCTGTTCGACGTCGCCGAACGGCTCGCCCCGGGGGGCCTGCTGGTGCTTTCCACGCCCAACCGCACCGCCGCATCGCGCCTGCTGCTGGTCGGCGCTGCCGAAGCGGTCGGCTATGTCCCGCGCGGCACGCACCGCTGGAGCGATTTCGTCACGCCCGAGGAGCTCGAAGCCCTGCTGGCCGAGGTCGGGCTGACGGTCACGGCGCTGCGCGGCATCGCCTGGCGGCCGGGCAAGGGGCTGCACCTGTCGGACGACAGGGCGCTCACCTACATCCTCAGCGCGCGTCGGAGCTGA
- a CDS encoding glycerophosphodiester phosphodiesterase: protein MVAKPVLTLALAALAFAAPAAHAAPAEDILIIAHRGASGERPEHTLAAYERAIDQGADYIEPDLVVTKDLVLVARHETELSDTTDVASRSEFEDRRRTKDIEGRMVSGWFAEDFTLAELRSLRVRERMPAIRPANARFDGLYQVPTFEEIVTLVRAKEAETGRRIGLYPELKHPTLLLEQEGIDSVDLLVRELRRHGLDGADARVFVQIFEVRPLQRLNKLVDTPLVLLISSEGGPYDEPSLRWADMMSPSGLAEVAQYADGIGPFLGHVLRPDGSPTGLVADAHAAGLKVHPWTLRKENGFLPAELRAAGGPEAEGRWRQLFRAAIASGADGFFTDNVTELVELLGER from the coding sequence ATGGTCGCAAAGCCTGTCCTGACGCTCGCCCTCGCGGCGCTCGCATTCGCCGCGCCCGCGGCCCATGCGGCTCCGGCCGAGGACATCCTGATCATCGCCCATCGCGGCGCTTCGGGCGAACGGCCCGAGCACACGCTCGCCGCCTATGAACGGGCGATCGACCAGGGCGCGGATTACATCGAGCCCGATCTCGTCGTGACCAAGGACCTCGTCCTCGTTGCCCGCCACGAGACGGAACTGTCCGACACCACCGATGTCGCCAGCCGCAGCGAGTTCGAGGATCGGCGGCGGACCAAGGACATCGAGGGCCGGATGGTCTCGGGCTGGTTCGCCGAGGACTTCACCCTCGCCGAGTTGCGGAGCCTGCGGGTCAGGGAGCGGATGCCGGCGATCCGCCCCGCCAATGCCCGCTTCGACGGGCTGTATCAGGTGCCGACTTTCGAGGAGATCGTCACACTGGTGCGCGCCAAGGAGGCCGAGACCGGGCGCCGCATCGGTCTTTATCCCGAACTCAAGCACCCCACCCTGCTGCTCGAACAGGAGGGCATCGACAGCGTCGATCTGCTCGTGCGCGAACTCAGGCGCCACGGGCTCGACGGGGCCGATGCGCGGGTCTTCGTGCAGATCTTTGAGGTGCGCCCGCTGCAGCGGCTGAACAAGCTGGTCGACACGCCGCTCGTCCTGCTGATCTCCTCCGAAGGCGGCCCTTACGACGAACCCTCGCTGCGCTGGGCGGACATGATGAGCCCGTCGGGGCTGGCCGAGGTGGCGCAATATGCCGACGGGATCGGCCCCTTCCTCGGCCATGTCTTGCGGCCCGACGGCTCGCCGACCGGCCTCGTCGCCGATGCCCATGCGGCGGGGCTCAAGGTCCATCCGTGGACCCTGCGCAAGGAGAACGGCTTCCTGCCCGCCGAACTGCGCGCCGCGGGCGGACCGGAGGCCGAGGGGCGCTGGCGGCAGCTGTTCCGCGCCGCCATCGCCAGCGGGGCGGACGGTTTCTTCACCGACAACGTCACCGAACTGGTGGAACTGCTCGGTGAGCGATGA
- a CDS encoding arsenate reductase, producing the protein MAKLELYGIPNCDTVRKARAWLDANGRDYTFHDFRKEGADPARVEAWIAACGVETMVNRRGTTYRKLSDEEKAASQDSHTAVALLVQHPSLIKRPVVEHPGGILIGFKEDEWSQSLS; encoded by the coding sequence ATGGCCAAGCTGGAACTCTACGGCATTCCCAATTGCGACACGGTCAGGAAGGCGCGGGCGTGGCTCGATGCGAACGGGCGCGATTACACCTTTCACGACTTCAGGAAGGAGGGCGCGGACCCGGCCAGGGTCGAGGCGTGGATCGCGGCCTGCGGCGTCGAGACAATGGTCAACCGGCGCGGGACCACGTATCGCAAGCTGTCGGACGAGGAGAAGGCGGCCTCGCAGGACAGTCACACGGCCGTAGCCTTGCTCGTCCAGCACCCCAGCCTGATCAAGCGCCCCGTGGTCGAACATCCGGGCGGCATCCTCATCGGTTTCAAGGAAGACGAATGGTCGCAAAGCCTGTCCTGA
- a CDS encoding RNA polymerase sigma factor: protein MTALPGHSQGRIRWVARYILPAEPQVRASLRATGAAMDEIDDLVQDAYCRIAAMASVEQIDRPAAYFMQMVKNLRRDRLRRDKIIQFEEFTEIIEPFVDHYGSSLEAEIGARSELRMVGEVLEGLPERCRTIFTLKRIEGLSQKQIAQQLGVSETIVENDVRKAVRALQAALRSDQGAKEDETSIAAERTRAM, encoded by the coding sequence GTGACTGCGTTGCCGGGACATTCGCAAGGGCGGATCCGCTGGGTCGCTCGATACATCTTACCCGCCGAGCCTCAGGTTCGCGCCAGCCTCAGAGCCACTGGCGCGGCGATGGACGAGATCGACGATCTCGTCCAGGATGCCTATTGCCGGATTGCTGCGATGGCCTCGGTCGAACAAATTGACCGGCCGGCTGCCTATTTCATGCAAATGGTGAAAAATCTGCGGCGCGATCGCCTGCGGCGCGACAAGATTATTCAGTTCGAGGAATTTACGGAAATCATCGAGCCGTTCGTCGATCACTATGGCTCATCGCTAGAAGCCGAGATCGGTGCCCGGTCTGAGCTACGGATGGTGGGCGAGGTGCTTGAAGGCTTGCCTGAACGATGTCGGACAATATTCACGTTGAAGCGGATCGAGGGGCTGAGCCAGAAGCAGATCGCCCAGCAATTGGGGGTCAGCGAGACGATTGTAGAGAACGATGTGCGCAAGGCTGTGCGAGCGCTCCAGGCAGCGCTGCGCAGCGACCAAGGTGCAAAAGAGGACGAAACCAGCATTGCCGCCGAACGAACGAGAGCCATGTAG
- a CDS encoding FecR family protein yields the protein MESEAATWAARIDARAGEPLPELDAWLAEDPRHTGALLRAQSILALLSEDSDVLREADEPAPPARSIRRWLLAGGGAIAAMAAAVTLFLAMPRPPAIYETGAGEVQQIALADGSAMAIDARSRLAVDFDGDARRITMSNGRAIFRAAKGDDRPFQVVVGAITITDIGTEFQVYNDPASKLIEVLVTEGEVQIDGPGLRLNLVAGQTIRVAPTGGRPIGSGSQSLSTRDILRTTAWREGRLELDGDTLAEAVAQLNRANQVQIVIADPGLAGQELHGEFRMSDPRGFAQAVAVSLNTTFAEQNGTITLGR from the coding sequence ATGGAAAGCGAGGCTGCAACTTGGGCGGCGCGGATCGATGCGCGTGCCGGAGAGCCCCTGCCCGAGCTCGACGCATGGCTTGCCGAAGACCCCCGGCACACGGGCGCGCTGCTCCGCGCGCAGTCGATCCTCGCGCTCTTGAGCGAGGACTCTGACGTTTTGCGCGAGGCCGATGAGCCAGCCCCGCCAGCCCGTTCGATCAGGCGTTGGCTCCTGGCCGGCGGCGGCGCAATTGCCGCGATGGCAGCCGCCGTGACACTGTTCCTTGCCATGCCGCGCCCTCCCGCAATCTATGAGACCGGTGCTGGCGAAGTCCAGCAAATCGCGCTTGCCGACGGGTCGGCCATGGCGATCGATGCAAGATCGCGCTTGGCGGTCGATTTCGATGGCGATGCCCGGCGCATCACGATGAGCAACGGGCGCGCCATCTTTCGCGCCGCCAAGGGCGATGATCGCCCGTTTCAGGTGGTTGTGGGCGCCATAACGATCACAGACATAGGCACCGAATTTCAGGTCTATAACGATCCTGCCAGCAAGCTGATTGAGGTGCTGGTGACCGAAGGCGAGGTGCAGATCGACGGGCCGGGGCTGCGCCTGAACCTGGTCGCTGGCCAGACCATCCGGGTAGCTCCAACTGGCGGGCGGCCGATCGGATCGGGAAGCCAGTCCCTTTCCACCCGCGACATCCTGCGCACCACCGCATGGCGTGAGGGGCGTCTGGAGCTTGATGGCGATACCCTGGCCGAGGCGGTCGCGCAGCTCAACCGCGCCAATCAGGTGCAGATCGTCATCGCTGATCCGGGCCTTGCCGGGCAGGAGCTCCATGGTGAATTCCGCATGAGCGATCCGCGCGGGTTTGCTCAGGCGGTGGCTGTAAGCCTCAATACCACGTTCGCCGAGCAGAACGGCACAATCACCCTCGGCCGCTAG
- a CDS encoding TonB-dependent receptor, translating to MTSLIRTLFASAALIVCCAPEIAAAQSTQFNVPREPVADAVRRIGRQGGVQIIVSGDVARGRTGNAVSGAMGVEQALAKLLAGTGLEARKTGDRTFVVVKGPSQTAALPGTDEAALAEETYGTPIIVTAQRRQQDVQDVPIAVSAVRGEDIDRRGTSDLFELARSVPGLTVSQFSEAEPIIAVRGATNTFSQAGASKPVGVFIDDVFISRNSASTFQLFDLESIEVLRGPQGTLFGRNVTGGAIVVNTAKPRLSNTLVKGEASYGNFNAVTLRGLVSGPLADNIGAKLSANYVTRDGYSVDRLIDRDVDDFEAFSVRGAVLFEPSDTLSVLLAADFDKENSNGRAISAITPVAADDGDIRTTETGFPQAYDREGFGLSATVNLETGAGNLTSITAYRTSEANEELSFSPVSFTLLPRINAAFPFQRTTDNRDNPRTFSQEVRLVSDAGSRIGYVAGLYYFRENIERDARTLQFTGQTGALNRDRTFFQDVTTESYAAYLNLSYQVTDWLTAHAGGRYTFEEKRVNVDYVDALNPAGNFSNAAFEDDYEQFTPRFALELTPSDDVLIYASYTQGFTAGGFNTEEPSIAVVADPFRPETVDSFELGLKSSLFNDRLTFNIAAFTQKFRDKQEGFLTPSFNFVIRNAAEATVQGVEVETRFAITRSVSLSASYAYLDATYDEFLLQLNNEDRSGNRLSTAPEHDFSISLDGDFPITDDIYLIANAEYSWQDDYFTGSENRPTFLIESYDLANVSLGLEAADGKWRIVAFADNIFDKEFVLIRSDFGAGGVGEAYGPPATYGVRLGFAF from the coding sequence ATGACCAGCCTTATCCGCACGCTCTTCGCCAGTGCCGCTCTTATTGTTTGTTGCGCACCAGAAATCGCCGCGGCCCAATCGACCCAGTTTAATGTGCCGCGCGAACCAGTTGCCGATGCGGTGCGCCGGATCGGGCGCCAAGGCGGTGTGCAGATCATTGTATCGGGCGATGTTGCACGCGGGCGGACAGGCAATGCGGTGTCGGGCGCAATGGGGGTCGAACAGGCACTGGCGAAACTGCTGGCTGGCACCGGGCTTGAAGCCCGCAAGACCGGGGATCGCACCTTTGTGGTTGTTAAAGGCCCAAGCCAGACTGCCGCGCTGCCGGGCACCGACGAGGCGGCACTTGCCGAAGAAACCTACGGCACGCCGATCATCGTCACAGCGCAGCGCCGACAGCAAGATGTGCAGGATGTTCCGATCGCGGTCAGTGCCGTCCGCGGAGAAGACATCGATCGCCGCGGAACAAGCGATCTCTTCGAGCTCGCCCGCTCGGTCCCCGGCCTCACAGTCTCGCAGTTCAGCGAGGCTGAACCGATCATCGCAGTGCGCGGTGCCACCAACACCTTTTCTCAGGCGGGCGCCAGCAAGCCGGTGGGCGTGTTCATCGATGACGTGTTCATCTCGCGCAACAGCGCTTCGACTTTTCAGCTGTTTGACCTTGAATCGATCGAAGTTCTGCGCGGACCGCAAGGAACCCTGTTCGGGCGCAACGTCACCGGCGGCGCGATCGTGGTCAACACCGCCAAGCCGCGCCTGTCGAACACACTGGTGAAGGGCGAGGCAAGCTACGGCAACTTCAACGCCGTCACCTTGCGCGGGCTGGTCAGCGGGCCGCTTGCCGACAATATCGGGGCGAAACTCTCGGCCAATTATGTGACCCGTGACGGCTATTCGGTTGATCGCCTGATTGACCGCGATGTGGACGACTTTGAAGCATTCTCGGTGCGCGGGGCGGTGCTGTTTGAGCCGAGCGACACGCTTTCGGTTCTGCTCGCGGCCGATTTCGATAAGGAAAACTCGAATGGCCGCGCGATTTCGGCCATCACACCGGTCGCGGCCGATGACGGCGATATCCGCACCACCGAAACCGGGTTTCCGCAGGCTTATGACCGCGAAGGCTTTGGCCTTTCGGCCACGGTCAATCTCGAAACCGGCGCCGGCAACCTGACCTCGATCACTGCCTATCGGACCAGCGAGGCGAACGAGGAACTGTCGTTCAGCCCCGTGAGTTTCACACTGCTGCCGCGCATCAACGCCGCTTTCCCGTTTCAGCGGACGACCGACAACCGCGATAACCCGCGCACCTTCTCGCAGGAAGTGCGGCTGGTCAGCGATGCGGGGTCGCGGATCGGCTATGTCGCGGGGCTTTACTATTTTCGCGAGAATATCGAGCGCGATGCCCGCACCTTGCAATTCACCGGTCAGACCGGCGCGCTGAACCGCGATCGCACCTTCTTTCAAGACGTGACCACTGAAAGCTACGCCGCCTATCTGAACCTGAGCTATCAGGTCACCGACTGGCTCACCGCCCATGCGGGCGGGCGCTACACGTTCGAAGAAAAGCGGGTGAATGTCGATTATGTCGATGCTCTCAACCCGGCCGGCAATTTCAGCAATGCGGCATTCGAGGATGACTATGAGCAGTTCACGCCCCGGTTCGCCCTCGAACTGACTCCGAGCGATGACGTGCTCATCTATGCGTCCTATACACAAGGGTTCACGGCAGGCGGGTTCAATACCGAGGAACCTTCGATCGCCGTCGTGGCAGACCCTTTCAGACCAGAGACAGTCGACTCGTTTGAGCTCGGCCTTAAATCATCGCTGTTCAACGACCGTCTCACGTTCAACATCGCTGCCTTCACCCAGAAATTCAGAGACAAGCAGGAGGGGTTTCTCACCCCCAGCTTCAACTTCGTGATCCGCAATGCTGCCGAAGCGACCGTGCAGGGGGTGGAAGTCGAAACCCGCTTCGCCATCACCCGCAGTGTCAGCCTTTCGGCATCCTATGCATATCTCGATGCGACCTATGACGAGTTCTTGCTGCAGCTGAACAACGAAGACCGTTCCGGCAACCGCTTGTCGACCGCTCCGGAACATGACTTTTCGATCAGCCTCGACGGCGATTTCCCGATCACCGACGACATCTACCTGATCGCCAATGCGGAATATTCCTGGCAGGACGATTACTTCACCGGTTCGGAGAACCGCCCGACCTTTCTGATCGAGTCCTACGATCTGGCCAATGTTTCGCTGGGACTGGAAGCTGCAGACGGGAAGTGGCGCATCGTGGCTTTCGCGGACAATATCTTCGATAAGGAATTCGTGTTGATCCGCTCCGATTTCGGCGCGGGCGGGGTCGGCGAAGCCTATGGCCCGCCCGCCACCTATGGCGTCCGTCTCGGGTTCGCATTCTGA
- a CDS encoding ComEC/Rec2 family competence protein, producing the protein MTGPSRRELLAGMVGAAVIAASARSAAIASPAKLEVGRALPAWTPGTLDIHHLAYGRGDATLVICPDGQSLLIDAGAVLGNDPALVRPASGADQDAGAWIARYVRRHIAATGLDGLNHAIVTHLHQDHIGQVPSGAVLRQTATHQQTGISAVAAHLDIDRLLDPDWPNYGYPAFEGRESVENYIAFARDRAHAGRAVKRLEAGRAVASGSADSAAWSLRTVASRGQVWTGEGSTTRDVFPARNKLLRGDWPGENAMSAAFLLSYGPFRYFTGGDLTDWADAGTRPWMNALTPAATAAGPVHVSTVPHHGMFDAASSGTIAALAARDWVISAWHASHPSLSTLERLFNPRIYPGPRDIYSTALHPAATLSMQRLTDRLASKVGHIVCRVEPKGGQYRIIVTDRDDPADRIVSVSDPRSTMASADRAGPRPIGSK; encoded by the coding sequence ATGACCGGGCCATCCCGGCGAGAGCTTCTTGCCGGGATGGTCGGCGCGGCGGTGATCGCGGCATCGGCCAGATCGGCGGCCATTGCATCGCCAGCCAAACTCGAGGTCGGCCGCGCGCTTCCCGCCTGGACTCCTGGCACGCTGGACATCCATCACCTTGCCTACGGGCGGGGCGATGCGACCCTTGTTATCTGTCCTGACGGGCAATCGCTGCTGATCGATGCGGGTGCTGTGCTGGGCAATGATCCGGCGCTTGTTCGTCCTGCCAGCGGGGCAGATCAAGATGCAGGGGCGTGGATCGCCAGATATGTTCGGCGTCACATCGCGGCGACCGGTCTTGACGGGCTCAATCATGCCATTGTGACCCACCTGCACCAGGATCATATCGGGCAAGTGCCGTCCGGCGCGGTGTTGCGCCAGACTGCAACGCACCAGCAAACGGGCATCAGCGCGGTTGCAGCGCATCTCGATATTGACCGGCTGCTTGACCCCGATTGGCCGAACTATGGCTACCCCGCATTCGAAGGGAGGGAGTCGGTCGAGAACTACATCGCCTTCGCCCGCGACCGTGCACACGCGGGCCGCGCGGTGAAGAGGCTGGAAGCCGGGCGCGCGGTTGCGTCCGGCTCTGCCGACAGCGCCGCATGGTCGTTGCGCACCGTCGCCAGCCGCGGGCAAGTGTGGACTGGCGAAGGCTCCACCACGCGTGATGTTTTCCCTGCGCGCAATAAACTTCTGCGGGGGGATTGGCCTGGCGAGAATGCCATGTCGGCGGCATTCCTGCTGTCTTACGGGCCGTTCAGATATTTCACCGGAGGTGATCTGACCGATTGGGCCGATGCGGGCACGCGGCCATGGATGAATGCCTTGACTCCGGCGGCGACTGCCGCAGGGCCCGTGCATGTATCGACCGTTCCGCACCACGGTATGTTCGATGCAGCGTCGTCTGGGACCATCGCAGCGCTTGCTGCGCGTGATTGGGTGATCTCGGCCTGGCATGCTTCGCACCCAAGCCTCTCGACCTTGGAGCGGCTGTTCAATCCACGGATCTATCCAGGGCCGCGAGACATATATTCGACCGCACTCCATCCTGCCGCCACACTGTCCATGCAGCGCCTCACGGATCGATTGGCCAGCAAGGTGGGCCATATCGTGTGCCGGGTGGAACCCAAGGGCGGCCAATATCGTATCATCGTGACAGACCGCGACGATCCGGCGGATCGCATTGTGTCCGTCTCAGATCCGAGATCGACGATGGCTTCGGCAGATCGAGCAGGGCCGCGGCCAATCGGAAGCAAGTGA
- a CDS encoding IS1380 family transposase, with protein MPQTTPAGCDDSASVFSFPAVRGKKVTAAFDGGRLTSDGGVLVLAQAERMMGLCQRLAACIADPRDPARVVHRLEDILRARMFAIACGYEDADDLDALRDDPGFRLALGKLPGSGAGLASQPTMSRWENAPSTRELAKMLGIMIDIYCASYPTPPAAVTLDIDDTCDVVHGYQQLSFWNGHHGERCFLPIHVYDTATGRPVAMLLRTGKTPSGKEAAGHIRRLVRHLRRHWPDTHITIRGDGHYGRPEVMAFCEAAHVDYVFGLPTNAALRADPVIVTAADACAVRRAECQLPVLHSYAETRYGAKSWNRQRRVVARIEASTLGMDIRYVVTSLTQGSAEYIYDTLYCARGQAENLIKLHKTQLASDRTSCRSANANQMRLILHTAAYWLLWRVQQAIPKTTALAKAEFTTLRLRLLKVAARVMESATRIRVAFASACPDADLMRAIVLALKPAPT; from the coding sequence ATGCCACAGACCACACCCGCCGGATGCGATGATAGCGCGTCCGTATTTTCGTTTCCAGCAGTGCGCGGCAAGAAGGTCACAGCTGCGTTTGACGGCGGCAGGCTGACCTCGGATGGCGGGGTCCTGGTGCTGGCTCAGGCCGAGCGCATGATGGGGCTCTGCCAGCGGCTTGCGGCGTGTATTGCCGATCCGCGCGATCCTGCTCGGGTGGTTCATCGGCTTGAAGATATCCTGCGCGCGCGGATGTTCGCGATCGCCTGCGGCTATGAGGATGCCGATGATCTCGACGCTCTGCGCGATGATCCGGGCTTCCGCCTTGCGCTGGGCAAGCTGCCGGGATCGGGTGCGGGGTTGGCCAGCCAACCGACGATGAGCCGCTGGGAGAATGCGCCGAGCACGCGCGAGCTGGCAAAGATGCTGGGGATCATGATCGACATCTACTGCGCCAGCTACCCCACTCCGCCGGCGGCGGTGACGCTGGATATCGATGACACCTGCGACGTCGTGCACGGCTATCAGCAACTCTCCTTCTGGAACGGACATCATGGGGAGCGCTGCTTCCTGCCGATCCATGTCTACGACACGGCAACGGGCCGGCCGGTGGCGATGCTGCTGCGCACGGGCAAGACGCCTTCTGGCAAGGAGGCGGCGGGCCATATCCGGCGTCTGGTGCGCCATCTTCGCCGCCACTGGCCTGATACCCACATCACCATCCGCGGTGACGGGCATTATGGACGGCCCGAGGTCATGGCGTTCTGCGAGGCGGCCCATGTCGATTACGTGTTCGGTCTGCCGACCAACGCCGCGCTGCGCGCTGATCCGGTTATCGTCACTGCCGCCGATGCCTGCGCGGTCCGCCGCGCCGAGTGCCAACTCCCGGTCCTGCACAGCTATGCCGAGACCCGCTACGGCGCGAAGAGCTGGAACCGCCAGCGCCGCGTCGTCGCCAGGATCGAGGCCAGCACGCTGGGCATGGATATCCGCTATGTCGTCACATCGCTAACCCAAGGCTCGGCTGAATACATCTATGACACGCTCTACTGTGCGCGCGGGCAGGCCGAGAACTTGATCAAGCTGCACAAGACCCAGCTGGCCAGTGACCGCACCTCGTGCCGGTCGGCGAACGCCAACCAGATGCGCCTGATCCTGCACACCGCTGCCTACTGGCTGCTGTGGCGCGTTCAGCAGGCGATCCCAAAGACCACCGCTCTGGCAAAAGCCGAGTTTACGACCCTGCGCCTGCGGCTGCTCAAGGTTGCTGCCCGCGTCATGGAAAGCGCCACCCGAATCCGCGTAGCGTTCGCCTCTGCGTGCCCCGATGCCGATCTGATGCGTGCCATCGTTCTCGCGCTCAAGCCTGCGCCGACGTAG
- the ruvC gene encoding crossover junction endodeoxyribonuclease RuvC, which translates to MVILGLDPSLSCTGWGVIRSEGARLSHVANGEVPTPSSAPMAERLALLQREIAAVIAQYAPQRAACEEVFLNKNPQSTLKLAQARGAVLAACGAAGLAVREHAARRVKQSVVGTGGADKAQVQAMLRVLLPGAAIAGADAADALAVAIADAHS; encoded by the coding sequence GTGGTCATCCTCGGCCTCGATCCCTCGCTGTCCTGCACCGGCTGGGGCGTGATCCGCAGCGAGGGCGCGCGGCTGTCGCATGTCGCGAACGGCGAGGTGCCGACGCCGAGTTCGGCGCCGATGGCGGAGCGGCTTGCCTTGCTGCAGCGGGAGATCGCCGCGGTGATCGCGCAATACGCGCCGCAGCGCGCGGCGTGCGAGGAGGTGTTCCTCAACAAGAACCCGCAATCCACGCTCAAGCTCGCCCAGGCGCGCGGCGCGGTGCTCGCGGCGTGCGGGGCGGCGGGGCTGGCCGTGCGCGAACACGCGGCGCGGCGGGTCAAGCAATCGGTGGTCGGAACCGGCGGGGCGGACAAGGCCCAGGTACAGGCCATGCTGCGCGTCCTGCTCCCCGGAGCGGCGATCGCGGGGGCCGACGCGGCGGACGCGCTGGCCGTGGCGATCGCGGATGCGCATTCGTGA
- a CDS encoding YebC/PmpR family DNA-binding transcriptional regulator translates to MAGHSKFKNIMHRKGAQDKKRSNLFSKLSREITVAAKMGAPDPDMNPRLRLAVNNAKAQSMPKDNIQRAIDKASGGDDESYEEVRYEGYGPGGSAIIVEALTDNRNRTATNVRTCFAKNGGNLGTAGSVQHGFERLGLIEYPASAGDEEKVLEAAMEAGALDIESSEDGHTIWTAADDLHQVAGDLERTLGEAENVKLAWKPNITVQLDEGTAGTLMKLIDALDDDDDVQTVWGNYEIPDEVMEKLGA, encoded by the coding sequence ATGGCAGGCCATTCCAAATTCAAGAACATCATGCATCGCAAAGGTGCCCAGGACAAAAAGCGTTCCAATCTCTTCTCGAAACTTTCGCGCGAGATCACCGTGGCGGCGAAGATGGGCGCGCCCGATCCCGACATGAATCCGCGCCTGCGCCTCGCGGTCAACAACGCCAAGGCCCAGTCCATGCCCAAGGACAACATCCAGCGGGCGATCGACAAGGCGAGCGGTGGTGACGACGAGAGCTACGAGGAAGTGCGCTACGAAGGCTACGGCCCCGGCGGCAGCGCGATCATCGTCGAGGCGCTGACCGACAACCGCAACCGCACCGCGACCAACGTGCGGACCTGCTTTGCCAAGAACGGCGGCAATCTCGGCACGGCGGGTTCGGTCCAGCACGGGTTCGAACGGCTCGGCCTGATCGAATATCCGGCGAGCGCCGGCGACGAGGAAAAGGTGCTCGAAGCCGCGATGGAAGCGGGCGCGCTCGACATCGAGAGCTCGGAGGACGGGCACACGATCTGGACCGCGGCGGACGATCTCCACCAGGTCGCTGGCGATCTCGAAAGGACTCTGGGCGAGGCGGAGAACGTCAAGCTCGCGTGGAAGCCCAACATCACCGTGCAACTCGACGAGGGCACTGCCGGCACGCTGATGAAGCTGATCGACGCGCTCGACGATGACGACGACGTGCAGACCGTGTGGGGCAATTACGAAATCCCGGACGAGGTGATGGAGAAGCTCGGGGCGTGA